GGAGCAATTAGCTTCAGGCTTGCAAAGTTTAATGGTTAATCGAGCTATTAAATGGTTTAATATTAATTTGTTAGAGCAAGAAGGTAGCGAGGATGAACAACCATTAAACGAGCTACCGGAAGTTAAATTATGGTTGGAGACGATAGAAAACACTATCTTAAATATTTTTAATAATCCGGGATCGAATTTTTATAATCAAATACACGAGTTTTTTTTAAATCTTGCTGCATTTGGCACTAGTATATTTTATGTCGAAGAAGAGCCGGATTTGCGGTCAGGGCTGTTTTTTCGCAATATTAGTCTAAAAGAATGTTATTTTGAAGAAGATAAATACGGCTTTGTTAATTCGATGTATCGACTTTTTACGGTGAACGTCAAGACGGCGGCAAACAAATGGTCTGACTTTGCGCCGTTTAAAGAGAAGCTACTAAAAGACCCCGATGAACAAATAGAGATATTACATATCGTAGCTCCTGCCAATGAAAAGAGCAAAACTAATCGTAAAACCAATCAGCACGGCTATAGCTCGGAATATATTTATTTAGCTGAGCAAAAAATTATCTCCGAGTCCGGTTATTCCTACTTTCCGTTTTTCGTCACCAGGTGGATTAAGGAGGAAGGTGAAGTATACGGCTATGCGCCTGCTCATCACGTTTTACCGGATATTAAGCTGTTAAATTCCTTTAGAAAAACCGGCATACAAGTTGTACAAAAACAGGAGCAACCTTCTTGGTTAATACCGAAGGACGGCTATCACTTGCCGCTTCGTGATACGCCGGGAGCAAGTAATTTTTTTCGCAACGGCACGCTTGACAAGATAAGCCCACTAAATAGGGTGGAAAATCCTATGTGTACGGAGCTGCAACAAGATAAATGCCGAGATGCGATATTTAAGGCTTCTTATATTGATATATT
This genomic window from Rickettsia endosymbiont of Ceutorhynchus obstrictus contains:
- a CDS encoding portal protein; this encodes MRDELSNKIEYFETLKTKREKWNAVWDELKKYVCPQTTGNKEIFDSTSIWSREQLASGLQSLMVNRAIKWFNINLLEQEGSEDEQPLNELPEVKLWLETIENTILNIFNNPGSNFYNQIHEFFLNLAAFGTSIFYVEEEPDLRSGLFFRNISLKECYFEEDKYGFVNSMYRLFTVNVKTAANKWSDFAPFKEKLLKDPDEQIEILHIVAPANEKSKTNRKTNQHGYSSEYIYLAEQKIISESGYSYFPFFVTRWIKEEGEVYGYAPAHHVLPDIKLLNSFRKTGIQVVQKQEQPSWLIPKDGYHLPLRDTPGASNFFRNGTLDKISPLNRVENPMCTELQQDKCRDAIFKASYIDIFRMQKENKEMTATEVQIRNEEQMRMMSPMVGRIETEFLNPLIRAYQ